A genomic region of Kribbella sp. NBC_00382 contains the following coding sequences:
- the tsaB gene encoding tRNA (adenosine(37)-N6)-threonylcarbamoyltransferase complex dimerization subunit type 1 TsaB: protein MLLAFDTSSAAVTVALADPVTGATIASSSTVDALRHGELLAPAIAEALAVAGVSPRELTKIAVGVGPGPFTGLRVGLVTARTMGEVLGIEVAGVCSLDVLARQSSLQLPVAVATDARRKEIYWALYDGPAADGSRRRLEGPAVDKPAEVAHVLAGLPVIGRGAVLYGEALGLETTDVIEYPSAEVLALGVATGTLPIVAPDPLYLRRPDVTMSAGPKSVLPN, encoded by the coding sequence ATGCTGCTTGCCTTTGATACGTCCAGTGCGGCTGTCACCGTCGCTCTTGCCGACCCGGTGACGGGGGCGACCATCGCGTCGTCTTCGACCGTTGATGCTTTGCGGCACGGGGAGTTGCTGGCTCCTGCGATTGCCGAGGCGTTGGCCGTTGCCGGTGTGTCGCCGCGGGAGTTGACGAAGATCGCGGTGGGGGTTGGGCCGGGGCCGTTTACCGGGTTGCGGGTCGGGTTGGTGACTGCCCGGACCATGGGTGAGGTGCTGGGGATCGAGGTTGCCGGGGTTTGCAGCTTGGATGTGCTGGCTCGGCAGTCGTCTTTGCAGTTGCCGGTCGCGGTGGCGACTGATGCTCGGCGCAAGGAGATCTACTGGGCCTTGTACGACGGTCCGGCGGCGGACGGCAGCCGGCGGCGACTCGAAGGGCCCGCGGTGGACAAGCCGGCTGAGGTTGCGCACGTGCTGGCCGGGTTGCCGGTGATCGGGCGTGGGGCTGTCCTGTACGGCGAGGCGCTGGGACTCGAGACGACCGACGTGATCGAGTACCCGTCGGCCGAGGTACTGGCTCTCGGAGTCGCGACCGGCACGCTGCCGATCGTCGCCCCCGACCCGCTCTACCTACGCCGCCCGGATGTCACCATGTCCGCTGGACCCAAAAGCGTGCTGCCGAATTGA
- a CDS encoding RNA-guided endonuclease InsQ/TnpB family protein, translating into MYPTPPQGRALLEHCRHARYVWNLALEQWAMWTRDKGPTPNFVGQCRQLTETRASFGWLRAGSQTVQQQALRDFDQALKNFYGGTHRRPKWRRAGVNEGFRIVGGQASRVVKLSRKWAAVNVPKVGWVRFRLSRAVPAARSYRVTCDRMGRWHLAFAVVPPPIPAPGTGEVIGVDRGVAVSAALSTGELLYCPASSERERERLKQLQRRLSRCRRASNRRQRVKAAIAKLYARTGDRRKDWVEKTSTDLARRFDVIRVEDLRTAQMVRRPKPKPDPDRPGGFLPNGRRAKAGLNRGILANGWGDLMKRLEQKAAGRVEKVKAAYTSQTCSVCGYCASENRESQAVFRCTACGYRANGDVNAAVNIAAGRAVSARRETPPRVSPKREPQLATSV; encoded by the coding sequence ATGTACCCGACTCCCCCGCAGGGGCGTGCGTTGCTTGAGCACTGTCGGCATGCTCGGTACGTATGGAACCTGGCGCTTGAGCAGTGGGCAATGTGGACTCGCGACAAAGGCCCGACGCCGAACTTCGTTGGGCAGTGCCGGCAGTTGACTGAGACCCGAGCCTCTTTCGGTTGGCTGCGCGCAGGGTCGCAGACTGTGCAGCAGCAGGCGTTGCGGGACTTCGACCAAGCACTCAAGAACTTCTACGGCGGTACCCACCGGCGACCGAAGTGGCGCAGAGCTGGGGTGAACGAGGGGTTCCGTATCGTTGGCGGTCAGGCGTCCCGTGTGGTGAAGCTCAGTCGGAAGTGGGCCGCGGTCAATGTGCCGAAGGTCGGCTGGGTGCGGTTCCGGCTGTCGCGTGCCGTGCCTGCTGCGAGGTCGTACCGGGTCACCTGCGATCGAATGGGTCGATGGCATCTCGCGTTCGCCGTGGTCCCGCCGCCGATTCCCGCACCTGGTACCGGCGAGGTCATCGGTGTGGATCGCGGCGTCGCCGTGTCGGCGGCATTGAGCACAGGTGAACTTCTGTACTGCCCTGCTTCGTCGGAGCGTGAGCGGGAACGACTGAAGCAGTTGCAGCGTCGGTTGAGCCGTTGCCGTCGTGCCTCCAATCGGCGCCAGCGCGTTAAGGCCGCCATCGCGAAACTGTATGCCCGCACCGGTGACCGTCGTAAGGATTGGGTCGAGAAGACCAGCACCGACCTGGCGCGACGGTTCGATGTCATCCGGGTAGAAGACCTTCGTACTGCCCAGATGGTCAGGAGACCCAAGCCGAAGCCCGACCCCGACCGACCAGGCGGGTTCCTGCCGAACGGTCGGCGCGCCAAGGCAGGGCTGAACCGGGGCATCCTGGCCAACGGCTGGGGTGATCTGATGAAGCGACTGGAGCAGAAGGCGGCCGGACGAGTCGAGAAGGTCAAGGCTGCGTACACGTCGCAGACCTGTAGCGTCTGTGGGTATTGCGCGTCGGAGAACCGTGAGAGCCAAGCGGTGTTCCGGTGCACGGCCTGCGGATATCGGGCGAACGGTGACGTGAACGCGGCAGTCAACATCGCGGCCGGACGGGCCGTCAGCGCACGCCGAGAGACGCCGCCACGGGTCTCGCCGAAGCGTGAACCTCAACTCGCTACCTCTGTGTAG
- a CDS encoding alpha/beta fold hydrolase, giving the protein MAKVGRTAGLIGAAVGVLAAGAAAGVAVERQVIGRRSGQRAQLEAEPFGSLRGTPHVFTADDGVELYVEVDALKRSRRPEPPKRRLGRKVPPPMEDLTLIFLHGYGLNMDCWHFERRDLAGIGTMVFYDQRSHGRSGRSPKENVSIDQLGRDLYGILEKFAPTGPVILIGHSMGGMSIMALAGEHPELFGDRVIGVGLCSTSAGGLDDVPIVFPGRVGMLARALATPTVAALARIPDVVERSRKAGTDISYLLTRKYSFGSEVPAAYTEFVNEMIAATPISVIAEFYPIFALHNEYDALEPLQKVECVVIGGDSDHLTPFEHSEEIVRHVPGAELVEVPNCGHLGLIEHHREFTAALLGMIERAELALGQT; this is encoded by the coding sequence ATGGCGAAGGTAGGACGCACTGCCGGTCTGATCGGAGCCGCGGTCGGTGTGCTCGCGGCTGGTGCTGCCGCCGGCGTGGCCGTCGAGCGGCAGGTGATCGGGCGCCGGTCGGGACAGCGCGCGCAACTGGAAGCCGAGCCGTTCGGTTCGCTGCGCGGTACGCCGCATGTGTTCACGGCCGATGACGGGGTCGAGCTGTACGTCGAGGTCGATGCGCTGAAGAGGTCGCGTCGACCGGAACCCCCGAAGCGGCGGTTGGGCCGCAAGGTGCCGCCGCCGATGGAGGATCTGACGCTGATCTTCCTGCACGGCTACGGGCTGAACATGGACTGCTGGCATTTCGAGCGGCGCGACCTGGCCGGGATCGGCACGATGGTCTTCTACGACCAGCGCTCGCACGGCCGGTCGGGGCGCTCGCCCAAGGAGAACGTCAGCATCGACCAGCTCGGGCGGGATCTGTACGGGATCCTGGAGAAGTTCGCGCCGACCGGGCCGGTGATCCTGATCGGTCACTCGATGGGTGGCATGTCGATCATGGCGCTGGCCGGTGAGCACCCGGAGCTGTTCGGTGATCGGGTGATCGGGGTCGGGCTGTGCTCGACGAGCGCGGGTGGGCTGGACGACGTACCGATCGTTTTCCCTGGTCGGGTGGGCATGCTGGCGCGTGCTTTGGCGACGCCGACAGTGGCGGCGCTGGCGCGGATTCCGGATGTGGTCGAGCGGAGTCGCAAGGCTGGTACGGACATCAGTTACCTGCTGACCCGGAAGTACTCGTTCGGGTCGGAGGTACCGGCGGCGTACACCGAGTTCGTCAACGAGATGATCGCGGCGACGCCGATCTCGGTGATCGCGGAGTTCTACCCGATCTTCGCGCTGCACAACGAGTACGACGCCCTGGAGCCGTTGCAGAAGGTGGAGTGCGTGGTGATCGGTGGCGACTCCGACCACCTGACACCGTTCGAGCACTCCGAGGAGATCGTCCGGCACGTGCCGGGAGCGGAACTGGTCGAGGTGCCGAACTGCGGGCACCTCGGGCTGATCGAGCATCATCGTGAGTTCACCGCGGCCCTGCTCGGGATGATCGAGCGGGCCGAACTAGCCCTGGGACAGACATGA
- the tsaE gene encoding tRNA (adenosine(37)-N6)-threonylcarbamoyltransferase complex ATPase subunit type 1 TsaE, producing the protein MTDLHVVDATAEHVDEIVAVIHHAFAARRTLDPPSTALSENASTVGAAVSQYGGLLVRIDGEPAGAMLFEVSGDVLGLRRVSVDPRFQGRGVASALVGCAEDAARARGLRRVRLIARVELPDTVEFWRRRGYSVVAREGQNLIYAKAMPVFLTVPTADDMRSIAEELAGQLRAGDVLVLSGDLGAGKTTFTQGLGAGLKVRGDITSPTFVISRVHPSLSGGPALVHVDAYRLGGFAELDDLDLDASLEEAVTVVEWGQGLAESLAPDRLDIVVTRGDNDTDETRALRITPAGPRWAEVGIHLTAPALEEN; encoded by the coding sequence ATGACCGACCTGCACGTGGTGGACGCGACCGCGGAGCACGTGGACGAGATCGTCGCGGTGATCCACCACGCCTTCGCCGCCCGCCGCACGCTCGACCCGCCCTCCACCGCGTTGTCGGAGAACGCGTCGACGGTGGGCGCGGCGGTCTCGCAGTACGGCGGACTGCTGGTACGCATCGACGGCGAACCGGCTGGGGCGATGCTGTTCGAGGTGTCGGGCGATGTGCTCGGCCTACGCCGGGTGTCGGTGGATCCGCGCTTCCAGGGGCGTGGGGTGGCGTCGGCGCTCGTCGGGTGTGCTGAAGATGCCGCGCGGGCCCGTGGGTTGCGGCGGGTGCGGTTGATCGCCCGGGTCGAACTGCCCGACACCGTTGAGTTCTGGCGGCGACGGGGGTATTCGGTTGTCGCGCGTGAGGGGCAGAACCTCATCTATGCCAAGGCGATGCCGGTCTTCCTCACTGTTCCCACTGCCGACGACATGCGCTCCATCGCCGAGGAGCTCGCGGGTCAACTGCGCGCCGGCGACGTACTGGTCCTCTCCGGCGACCTAGGCGCAGGCAAGACCACCTTCACCCAAGGCCTGGGCGCCGGCCTGAAGGTCCGAGGCGACATCACCTCCCCAACCTTCGTCATCTCCCGAGTCCACCCGTCTCTGTCCGGTGGCCCGGCCCTGGTCCACGTAGACGCCTACCGCCTAGGCGGCTTCGCCGAACTGGACGACCTAGACCTGGACGCTTCCCTAGAAGAAGCAGTAACCGTCGTCGAATGGGGCCAAGGCCTAGCCGAGTCCCTAGCCCCCGACCGCCTAGACATCGTGGTCACCCGAGGCGACAACGACACCGACGAAACCCGGGCTTTGAGAATCACCCCAGCCGGACCCCGCTGGGCAGAGGTCGGCATCCACCTCACGGCGCCGGCCCTTGAGGAGAACTGA
- a CDS encoding GNAT family N-acetyltransferase: MRPAIRAATPDDMPALVALDKVCFGLMTWSTVAWMTEFERLSEDRVILVADEGGAVGYVVLLVPSVVEDPVDLLRIAVGPAERRTGIGGQLMTAALQRCSGRTVLLEVAAGNESAGALYRGYGFEEISRRRGYYAGGEDAVIMQWREKAS, encoded by the coding sequence ATGAGACCTGCGATTCGGGCGGCAACACCGGACGACATGCCCGCTCTGGTTGCCTTGGACAAGGTGTGCTTCGGGCTGATGACGTGGAGTACGGTCGCTTGGATGACGGAGTTCGAGCGCCTGTCCGAGGATCGCGTCATCCTGGTCGCGGACGAAGGGGGTGCCGTTGGGTACGTCGTGCTGCTGGTGCCGTCGGTCGTCGAGGACCCGGTGGACCTGCTGCGGATTGCGGTTGGGCCGGCGGAGCGGCGTACCGGGATCGGTGGACAGTTGATGACGGCCGCGTTGCAGCGATGCAGCGGCCGGACGGTGCTCCTCGAAGTTGCTGCGGGCAACGAATCGGCCGGGGCCCTGTACCGCGGCTACGGTTTCGAGGAGATCAGCCGGCGGCGCGGGTACTACGCCGGCGGCGAGGATGCGGTGATCATGCAGTGGCGGGAGAAGGCATCATGA